TTGATTATCTGTCTGGATTCCCGCTTTAGCGGGAATGACCAGCCTTTGCCAAGTCTTCGGCTGGCAGGCAATAGAATAATTAATAAACTTCTCTGCGTCTCTGCGGTAAAACCCAAACCAGGCCCCCTTAAAATTACCCGATCACAACGGCGCGGCAGCCGCCGTCATAGCCAGGACCTCCCGGGCCCCGGCCAATAAAAGAGATTGACCACATGAGCCTATGGTGGCCCCGGTGGTCAACACGTCATCAACCAGTATTATGGATCTGTCTTTGATTCTGTCAGGATTATGCACGGCAAATATTCCTTCAACGTTCCTGAGCCTTTGTTCCTTGTTCAGGGTGGTCTGGGATCTGGTATGCCTGGCCCTGGTTACCAGGCCTTCCGGAGAGGGTATGCCCAGCGATTTTCCCAGCTGTTCGGCCAGAAGCTGGGCCTGGTTGTATCCCCGCTCCCTTTTCCGGGCTTTATGGAGCGGCACGGCCAGAACCAGGTCCGCTTTATTGTATCTTTGATCGGAGACAACGCATTTGGCCATCATGGCTCCCAGCCTTCGGGATACGCTTTTAGCATCCGAATATTTAAGCATGTGAACGGCATCGGACAGCGGGGCCTCAAAAGGCCCGAGGGTTTTAATATCGTTGCAGCCCCAGTCGGGAATGAGACAATGCTGACATAGAGATTCGGCTTCAGCCGCCGGCTGGCCGCAACGCTGGCACTGCCCGTTCTTCCAAATTTTGACCGTGCTCCAGCAGTCCTGGCAGATTCCGCCCGCCAGCCCTTCCGGAGCCCGCAGATGACAATGACTGCAAAAGGGAGGAAAGACGAAATTCGCCAGGCTGCCTAAAAAAGAGCTTATATGCCGGTACATGGCATTCATCCCGTAGAAAGATGACCTTTGGGGCCGGAATTTAGAAGTTGAACTTGACCGCCAGGCGGGGCGAGAATTTCTCCACCGACTTATAGTAGGCCGGAATGGTGTTCCCGGCATCGTCCTGGGTGGTCTTTTCGTAGGTCTTCAGGTAGGTCAGGTACAGCATCACATGGGAATACACCTGATAGCCGCCCTCCACCGTCACCAGGGTGTTCTCGTTATTGGTGAACAGGTCCTTGGTCCCGTTGATGCCCTTCTGATCGTAGGCCGCCCGTATCTCCATTTTGTTATTGGGGATCAGCTGGGACAGGTCCGTCCCGAAATGAAGCACGCCGCTATACGGTACTTTATGGATGGCCTGGTAGCTTCCCAGAATGGTCAGCTTGCCCACCAGGGTGGCCGCCAGTTCGCCGTAGGTCCCGTTGCGCTTCTCCGTCAGGTAATTCAGCATGTAGCTCTTCCAGACCGGGATGGTGTCGAACAACTGATAACGTTCCACCTCGTAGAAACGGTCAAAATACTGGGGCAGGTAGCGGGGGCCCAAAAATCTTTGCTCCAGTTTGGAGGACAAGATCAGGATATTCCCGGGGAATTTAAGGTCGGCCGAGATGCCCACAGCGTTGCCGGAGCCGAAGCTTTTGATCTTGGCAAAATCGTAATACAGTTGGGTATAAAGCAGGCTGGTGTTGATGATCGGCAGGCCCAGGTCGAATCCGAACACCGTCACCCCGTCGTCGGTACCGGATCTCTGGTCGGGATCCAGGTCGCTGGCCACCGTACCGCCCACCTCGAAATTCTTGAGGATCGGTATTTCGGTGGATTTGAGGGGCCGCACGTAGGCCCGGCCGCCGTAGATCTCGGCCCGCCCGAAGTTGGACACCACCGATTCGAAGCCGGCCATACCGAAGT
This window of the Candidatus Edwardsbacteria bacterium genome carries:
- a CDS encoding ComF family protein, which translates into the protein MYRHISSFLGSLANFVFPPFCSHCHLRAPEGLAGGICQDCWSTVKIWKNGQCQRCGQPAAEAESLCQHCLIPDWGCNDIKTLGPFEAPLSDAVHMLKYSDAKSVSRRLGAMMAKCVVSDQRYNKADLVLAVPLHKARKRERGYNQAQLLAEQLGKSLGIPSPEGLVTRARHTRSQTTLNKEQRLRNVEGIFAVHNPDRIKDRSIILVDDVLTTGATIGSCGQSLLLAGAREVLAMTAAAAPL